The Pseudomonas azadiae genome contains a region encoding:
- a CDS encoding helix-turn-helix domain-containing protein, whose protein sequence is MNSNLFPHIGKVIASTGSRHFPRMLHDLIRAQLAVDATHIRQMRVEPVTQRCEPEPPKDAALRADTLFSEHSDRRQPEPSSTAADAAQLHLTRRKDGYRYVISVYRNDQSERFSAQERSLLQDISPVLLPMVEKHINALQPLEMGPPGLAPIAETTGLDILRLRFNERLQQLGLKLSNRESEVCVGLLAGHTAPELAGQLQLKVNTVESYLKRAAIKLGISGRHSLMKWMYSPQNSAASPAA, encoded by the coding sequence ATGAACTCAAACCTGTTTCCGCACATCGGCAAGGTCATCGCCAGCACCGGTAGCCGCCACTTCCCACGCATGCTGCATGATCTGATCCGCGCCCAACTGGCGGTGGACGCCACGCATATCCGGCAGATGCGCGTCGAACCGGTGACACAGCGCTGTGAGCCCGAGCCACCGAAAGACGCAGCGCTGCGAGCCGACACCCTCTTCAGCGAACACAGCGACAGGCGGCAGCCCGAGCCCTCGTCGACCGCCGCCGACGCTGCGCAGTTGCACCTGACCCGGCGCAAGGACGGTTACCGTTACGTGATTTCGGTGTACCGCAACGATCAGTCGGAACGGTTTTCGGCTCAGGAGCGCAGCCTGTTGCAGGACATCTCCCCGGTGCTGCTGCCTATGGTGGAAAAACACATCAACGCGCTGCAGCCGCTAGAGATGGGTCCGCCAGGTCTGGCGCCGATCGCCGAAACCACTGGGCTCGACATTCTGCGCCTGCGTTTCAACGAGCGTTTGCAGCAACTGGGGTTGAAGCTGTCGAACCGCGAAAGCGAAGTGTGCGTCGGCCTGCTCGCCGGGCACACGGCACCTGAACTGGCTGGGCAGTTACAGTTGAAGGTCAACACCGTGGAAAGCTATCTCAAGCGCGCGGCGATCAAGCTGGGCATCAGCGGCCGGCATTCGTTGATGAAGTGGATGTATTCGCCACAGAACAGTGCAGCCTCCCCCGCGGCCTGA
- a CDS encoding MacB family efflux pump subunit → MAQALLQLSGITRSFTAGDREFLALNAIDLTIHAGEMIAIIGASGSGKSTLMNILGCLDYATAGSYKINGRETRDLDSEALAELRRDYFGFIFQRYHLLPHLSAMHNVEIPAIYAGTPEPQRHARARELLARLGLEGHLTHRPSQLSGGQQQRVSIARALMNGGEVILADEPTGALDTTSGKEVMHILQELHAAGHTVILVTHDPKVAANAERIIEVSDGEILSDRRNVRCSEAPASDDRVAPQATAARRLVASLGLFKEAFNMAWVALISHRMRTLLTMLGIVIGITSVVSISAIGEGAKRYVLKDIQAIGSNTIDIYSGTSFGDSRSAAIETLVPADVAALNQLYYVDSATPVVGRNLLLRYRNIDVDAQVNGVSDLYFQVRGIKMAAGIHFSESDARRQAQVVVIDHKTRQRLFGEQVDPLGQVILIGNLPCTVIGVTAQNKNLFAASKSLNVWVPYETAAGRLLGQRYLDSISVRIKDGQPSKVVEDNVNKLMLQRHGTKDFFTNNLDSIMQTVQKTSRSLALLLSLIAVISLVVGGIGVMNIMLVSVTERTREIGIRMAVGARQSDIRQQFLVEAVMVCLLGGAIGISLSYAIGHLFSVFIKEWEMVFSMGSVLTAVFCSTLIGVVFGFVPARNASRLDPIEALARD, encoded by the coding sequence ATGGCCCAAGCTCTGCTGCAACTGAGCGGCATCACTCGCAGCTTCACTGCGGGTGACCGCGAATTCCTTGCGCTGAACGCTATTGACCTGACGATCCATGCCGGGGAAATGATCGCGATCATCGGCGCCTCCGGCTCCGGAAAATCCACCCTGATGAACATCCTGGGCTGCCTTGATTACGCCACCGCCGGCAGCTACAAGATCAACGGCCGCGAAACCCGTGATCTTGACAGCGAGGCGCTGGCGGAACTGCGTCGCGACTACTTCGGTTTCATCTTTCAGCGTTATCACTTGCTGCCGCACCTGAGCGCCATGCACAACGTCGAAATCCCGGCGATTTACGCCGGAACCCCAGAGCCGCAACGCCATGCCCGCGCCCGTGAATTGTTGGCGCGGCTTGGCCTGGAGGGGCACCTGACGCACCGGCCCAGCCAGCTCTCCGGCGGCCAGCAGCAGCGCGTGAGTATTGCCCGCGCCTTGATGAACGGCGGTGAAGTCATTCTCGCCGACGAGCCGACCGGCGCTCTTGACACCACCAGTGGCAAGGAAGTCATGCACATTCTGCAGGAGCTGCACGCCGCCGGGCACACGGTGATTCTGGTGACCCATGACCCGAAAGTCGCGGCCAATGCCGAGCGCATCATTGAAGTCAGCGATGGCGAAATCCTCAGCGACCGCCGCAACGTACGTTGTAGTGAAGCGCCGGCGAGCGACGATCGGGTGGCGCCACAAGCAACCGCAGCACGGCGTCTGGTCGCCAGCCTCGGGCTGTTCAAGGAAGCATTCAACATGGCCTGGGTCGCGTTGATTTCGCATCGCATGCGTACCTTGCTGACCATGCTCGGTATCGTCATCGGCATCACCTCGGTGGTCTCGATCTCGGCGATCGGCGAGGGCGCCAAGCGTTATGTGCTCAAGGACATTCAGGCGATCGGCAGCAATACCATCGATATCTATTCCGGGACCAGTTTCGGCGACAGTCGTTCTGCCGCGATCGAAACCCTGGTGCCCGCCGATGTCGCGGCGCTCAATCAGCTGTATTACGTCGATAGCGCGACGCCGGTGGTCGGACGCAATCTGCTGTTGCGTTACCGCAACATCGACGTCGATGCCCAGGTCAACGGCGTCAGCGATCTGTATTTTCAGGTGCGCGGGATCAAAATGGCAGCGGGGATTCATTTCAGCGAAAGCGATGCGCGGCGTCAGGCCCAGGTGGTTGTCATCGATCACAAGACCCGTCAGCGTCTGTTTGGCGAGCAGGTCGATCCGCTGGGGCAGGTGATCCTTATCGGTAATCTGCCGTGCACCGTGATTGGTGTGACAGCGCAGAACAAGAACCTGTTCGCCGCGAGCAAATCACTCAACGTTTGGGTGCCCTACGAAACCGCTGCCGGACGTCTGTTGGGCCAGCGCTATCTGGACAGCATCAGTGTGCGTATCAAGGACGGTCAGCCGAGCAAAGTGGTGGAAGACAACGTCAACAAGCTGATGCTGCAGCGCCACGGCACCAAGGACTTTTTCACCAACAACCTCGACAGCATTATGCAAACCGTACAAAAAACCAGCCGCTCGCTGGCACTGCTGCTGTCTCTGATCGCGGTGATTTCGCTGGTGGTCGGCGGCATCGGCGTGATGAACATCATGCTCGTCTCCGTAACCGAGCGTACCCGCGAGATTGGTATTCGCATGGCGGTCGGCGCGCGGCAGTCGGACATTCGTCAGCAGTTTCTGGTGGAAGCGGTGATGGTCTGTCTGCTCGGCGGCGCCATCGGTATTTCCCTGTCGTATGCCATCGGCCATCTGTTCTCGGTGTTCATCAAGGAATGGGAGATGGTGTTTTCAATGGGCTCAGTGCTGACGGCGGTGTTCTGTTCGACCCTCATCGGCGTGGTGTTCGGCTTCGTGCCCGCGCGCAACGCTTCGCGGCTGGATCCGATCGAAGCGTTGGCACGGGATTGA
- the macA gene encoding macrolide transporter subunit MacA, whose amino-acid sequence MEKSKLRKVALGVVLTAMAGLLLYAVQAPAQAPQYLTATVERGDIENAVLATGLLEGIKQVDVGAQVSGQLKSLKVKVGDKVKKGQWLAEIDPLVLQNTLRQAQVDEENLQAQKRATQAQLRQTKALFERYRNLQEDASISRQDFETAQSNYEVQQANLLSLDAQIKSAHIQIDTAKVNLAYTRIIAPIDGDVVGIVTQEGQTVIANQLAPILLKLADLDTMTVKAQVSEADVIHIAPGQEVYFTILGEDKRYYGKLRGTEPAPQNFLETPPAGTAKQNTAVFYNALFEVPNPDHRLRISMTAQVRVVLDTAKSVLTIPVAALGARNNDGSFAVRVLDAKGQAQARVVRVGINNNVKVQINDGLVEGDRVVIGDPVSAVAGA is encoded by the coding sequence ATGGAAAAGTCAAAGTTGCGCAAAGTCGCTCTGGGTGTGGTGTTGACGGCCATGGCCGGCTTGTTGCTTTACGCGGTGCAAGCGCCGGCGCAAGCGCCACAGTATTTGACCGCCACGGTGGAGCGCGGTGACATCGAGAACGCAGTGCTCGCGACCGGGCTGCTCGAAGGCATCAAGCAGGTCGATGTCGGTGCGCAAGTGTCGGGTCAATTGAAATCGCTGAAGGTCAAGGTCGGCGACAAGGTGAAGAAGGGGCAGTGGCTGGCGGAAATCGATCCGCTGGTGTTGCAGAACACGTTGCGTCAGGCCCAGGTCGACGAAGAAAACCTGCAAGCCCAAAAGCGCGCGACCCAGGCGCAATTGCGCCAGACCAAGGCGCTGTTCGAGCGTTACCGGAACTTGCAGGAGGACGCTTCGATCTCCCGCCAGGATTTCGAAACCGCACAATCGAATTACGAAGTGCAGCAGGCCAACCTGCTGTCCCTGGACGCGCAGATCAAGAGTGCGCATATCCAGATCGACACCGCCAAGGTCAATCTGGCGTACACGCGGATTATTGCGCCGATTGATGGCGATGTGGTCGGCATCGTCACACAGGAAGGCCAGACTGTCATCGCTAACCAGTTGGCGCCGATCCTGCTCAAGCTGGCCGATCTGGACACCATGACCGTCAAGGCGCAAGTGTCAGAAGCGGATGTGATTCACATCGCGCCGGGGCAGGAGGTGTATTTCACCATTCTTGGCGAAGACAAACGCTATTACGGCAAGCTGCGCGGCACTGAGCCGGCACCGCAGAATTTCCTCGAAACCCCGCCGGCCGGTACTGCGAAGCAAAACACGGCGGTGTTTTACAACGCGCTGTTTGAGGTGCCCAACCCGGATCATCGCCTGCGCATTTCCATGACCGCGCAGGTGCGGGTGGTGCTCGACACGGCCAAATCAGTGCTGACCATTCCGGTGGCGGCGCTAGGAGCGCGCAACAACGATGGCAGTTTTGCGGTGCGCGTGCTCGATGCCAAGGGCCAGGCCCAGGCGCGCGTTGTACGGGTCGGGATCAACAACAACGTCAAAGTTCAAATCAACGACGGATTGGTTGAAGGCGATCGGGTGGTGATCGGTGACCCGGTATCCGCTGTGGCGGGGGCCTGA